Proteins encoded within one genomic window of Pigmentiphaga sp. H8:
- a CDS encoding 16S rRNA (uracil(1498)-N(3))-methyltransferase gives MPLPRFHVDLPLQSGARLDLPAPIAHHALRVLRLRDGEEIVLFNGRGGQYPAQLEVDGRAAAAQLGTHDSREAELPGRIVLAQAIPSGDKMDWVVEKAVEVGAHAIQPLAAARSILKLSGERLEKRVQHWQRVAIAACEQCGRNRVPIVSAPLTPEQWLSRPVPDGSQRVFCDPDAEIRLTQWLGDLPAAPADLELLVGPEGGWSPEEYALATRHGVRAVRFGDRILRTETAGTALISALSAKLDWI, from the coding sequence ATGCCCTTGCCCCGCTTCCACGTCGACCTTCCCCTGCAATCCGGCGCCCGGCTCGATCTGCCCGCGCCCATCGCCCATCATGCCCTGCGCGTGCTACGCCTGCGCGACGGCGAGGAAATCGTCCTGTTCAACGGCCGAGGCGGCCAGTACCCCGCGCAGCTGGAAGTGGACGGCCGGGCGGCTGCGGCCCAATTGGGCACCCACGATTCGCGGGAGGCCGAGCTGCCGGGCCGCATCGTGCTGGCCCAGGCCATCCCGTCGGGCGACAAGATGGACTGGGTGGTGGAAAAGGCGGTGGAAGTGGGCGCCCACGCCATCCAGCCTCTGGCGGCCGCCCGCAGCATCCTCAAGCTGTCGGGCGAGCGCCTGGAGAAGCGGGTGCAGCACTGGCAGCGGGTAGCGATTGCCGCCTGCGAACAGTGCGGCCGCAACCGCGTCCCCATCGTGTCCGCGCCGCTGACGCCCGAGCAATGGCTGTCGCGCCCCGTGCCCGACGGCAGCCAGCGGGTGTTCTGCGACCCCGACGCCGAGATCCGGCTTACCCAGTGGCTGGGCGACCTGCCCGCCGCGCCGGCCGACCTGGAACTGCTGGTCGGCCCCGAAGGCGGCTGGTCGCCCGAGGAATACGCCCTGGCCACCCGCCACGGCGTACGCGCCGTCCGCTTCGGCGACCGCATCCTGCGCACCGAGACGGCCGGCACCGCGCTGATCTCGGCCCTGTCCGCCAAGCTGGACTGGATCTGA
- the sodC gene encoding superoxide dismutase family protein: MKRHIAAMLFLGTSTLCAPALADLSIPMATVDAQGKGQDIGKVTVKETPYGLVFTPALSGLAPGLHGFHVHQNPSCDPGQQDGKPVAALAAGGHYDPKKTGKHGEPWDDGGHLGDLPALYVDAGGKANYPVLAPKLKKLSEVQGHALMVHQGGDNHADHPMPLGGGGARMACGVI, translated from the coding sequence ATGAAACGCCACATTGCGGCAATGCTGTTCCTGGGAACGTCCACGCTCTGCGCGCCGGCCCTGGCCGACCTGTCGATTCCGATGGCCACCGTGGACGCCCAGGGCAAGGGGCAGGACATCGGCAAGGTCACGGTGAAGGAAACGCCCTATGGCCTGGTGTTCACGCCGGCGCTGAGCGGCCTCGCGCCGGGCCTGCACGGCTTCCACGTCCACCAGAATCCCAGTTGCGATCCCGGCCAGCAGGACGGCAAGCCGGTGGCCGCGCTGGCGGCGGGCGGCCACTACGATCCCAAGAAGACGGGCAAGCATGGCGAGCCCTGGGACGACGGCGGCCACCTGGGCGACCTGCCCGCCCTGTACGTGGACGCTGGCGGCAAGGCGAACTACCCGGTGCTGGCGCCCAAGCTCAAGAAACTGTCCGAGGTGCAGGGCCACGCGCTGATGGTGCACCAGGGCGGCGACAACCATGCGGACCACCCCATGCCGCTGGGCGGCGGCGGCGCCAGGATGGCTTGCGGTGTGATCTGA
- a CDS encoding zinc-binding dehydrogenase has translation MNTVTETAFKNTYTIPQTMKAWVLDDPEQLSFVDKPVPQPGPAEVLVRIDAIAVCATDLEIIHRGPPALIQGGLPFNKNFTPGHEYMGTIVKLGPGVDEFRLGDRVAVEVHAGCGRCERCREGMYTACLNYGQNYGDVDKGHRANGFTTDGGFAQYAINNVNTLAHVPNDMSDEEATLIVTAGTAMYGLDVTAGLVAGQSVVVMGPGPIGLLGVAVAKALGAGEVILTGTRDNRLEIGRQLGADHVINVRNEDAVAKVKEYTNGGAHYVLECSGAPNAINDASAMLKRGGRICLAAFPAEPVAIDVAALVRNNIYLFGIRGEGRSATHRAASLMAQKRFNAKIIHTHTFPLEEVPTALRYARERIDDAIKVVVKMNQQAA, from the coding sequence ATGAACACCGTTACCGAAACCGCGTTCAAGAACACCTACACGATCCCGCAGACCATGAAGGCCTGGGTCCTGGACGACCCCGAGCAACTGTCGTTCGTGGACAAGCCCGTGCCCCAGCCCGGCCCGGCCGAGGTGCTGGTCCGGATCGACGCGATCGCCGTGTGCGCCACCGACCTGGAGATCATTCATCGCGGTCCGCCCGCGCTCATCCAGGGCGGCCTGCCGTTCAACAAGAATTTCACGCCCGGCCACGAATACATGGGCACCATCGTGAAGCTGGGCCCCGGCGTGGACGAGTTCAGGCTGGGCGACCGCGTGGCGGTCGAGGTCCACGCCGGCTGCGGCCGCTGCGAACGGTGCCGCGAGGGCATGTACACGGCCTGCCTGAACTACGGGCAGAACTACGGCGACGTGGACAAGGGGCACCGCGCCAACGGTTTCACCACCGACGGCGGTTTCGCCCAGTACGCCATCAACAACGTCAATACGCTGGCCCACGTGCCGAACGACATGAGCGACGAGGAAGCCACCCTGATCGTCACGGCGGGCACCGCCATGTACGGCCTGGACGTGACCGCCGGCCTGGTGGCGGGGCAATCCGTGGTCGTCATGGGCCCCGGCCCCATCGGCCTCCTGGGTGTGGCGGTGGCCAAGGCGCTGGGGGCCGGAGAAGTGATACTGACCGGTACCCGCGACAACCGCCTGGAGATCGGCCGCCAGTTGGGCGCCGACCATGTCATCAACGTGCGCAACGAGGACGCGGTGGCGAAGGTCAAGGAATACACGAATGGCGGCGCGCACTACGTGCTGGAATGCTCGGGCGCGCCGAACGCCATCAACGACGCCTCGGCCATGCTCAAGCGCGGCGGCCGGATCTGCCTGGCCGCTTTCCCGGCCGAGCCGGTTGCCATCGACGTGGCCGCCCTGGTCCGCAACAACATTTATCTGTTCGGCATCCGCGGCGAGGGCCGCAGCGCCACCCATCGCGCTGCCTCCCTGATGGCGCAGAAGCGCTTCAACGCCAAGATCATCCACACCCACACCTTTCCGCTCGAGGAAGTGCCGACGGCGCTGCGCTATGCGCGCGAGCGCATCGACGACGCCATCAAGGTCGTGGTGAAGATGAACCAGCAGGCGGCCTGA
- a CDS encoding xanthine dehydrogenase family protein subunit M, with the protein MLTFDRYVTATTLDEAFDALQATPGARLVAGATDLLPWAREGRAGDVHLPALVDVGAIPALTAVTGEDGVLRIGAATSIAACERHPLLLRDAGLLARCAVWFADDQIREQATLGGNLVNASPAGDTLPALLAMNARVVLAARDGAGIRERAMPLADFITGPGRTRLGNNEILVRIDCDAVPGHGGAFEKVGHRRSLVISTVCLAVLARLEPARRTLADVRIAIGAVGPVPERLGDAETALRGQRPTPAAIREAAVLAADRVRSRSRQEYRREVLVNFVERGLVAALEQCGLAVQRLPQEIVHA; encoded by the coding sequence ATGCTGACCTTCGATCGCTACGTGACGGCGACGACCCTGGACGAAGCCTTCGACGCCCTGCAGGCCACGCCGGGGGCGCGCCTGGTGGCAGGAGCCACCGACCTGCTGCCCTGGGCGCGCGAGGGCCGCGCCGGCGACGTCCACCTGCCGGCGCTGGTCGATGTCGGTGCGATCCCGGCGCTGACGGCCGTCACGGGCGAGGATGGCGTGCTGCGCATCGGCGCCGCCACGTCCATCGCGGCGTGCGAACGGCATCCCCTGCTGCTGCGCGACGCGGGCCTGCTGGCTCGGTGCGCGGTCTGGTTCGCCGACGATCAGATCCGCGAACAGGCCACCCTGGGCGGCAATCTGGTCAACGCATCGCCGGCTGGCGACACGCTGCCGGCGCTGCTGGCCATGAACGCCCGGGTGGTGCTTGCCGCCCGCGACGGCGCCGGCATCCGGGAGCGCGCGATGCCGCTGGCGGATTTCATCACCGGCCCGGGCCGGACCCGGCTCGGCAACAACGAAATCCTGGTGCGCATCGACTGCGACGCCGTGCCCGGCCATGGCGGCGCCTTCGAGAAGGTCGGGCATCGCCGTTCGCTGGTGATCTCCACGGTCTGCCTGGCGGTGCTGGCCCGGCTCGAGCCGGCGCGCAGGACGCTGGCCGACGTGCGCATCGCGATCGGCGCGGTCGGCCCGGTGCCCGAGCGGCTGGGCGACGCCGAGACCGCCCTGCGCGGCCAGCGCCCGACACCCGCGGCGATACGCGAGGCCGCCGTGCTGGCCGCCGACAGGGTGCGTTCGCGCAGCCGCCAGGAGTACCGCCGCGAAGTCCTGGTGAATTTCGTCGAACGCGGCCTGGTCGCCGCGCTCGAACAATGCGGGCTGGCGGTACAGCGTCTGCCCCAGGAGATCGTCCATGCCTGA